One genomic window of Conger conger chromosome 9, fConCon1.1, whole genome shotgun sequence includes the following:
- the LOC133136407 gene encoding ceramide synthase 2-like, with translation MVTWLSDWFWQERLWFPEGLGWADLEDRDGQVYAKTADLWVTIPLALCFLLVRQVFERTVATPVAALLGIRETARLRAEPNHSLETYFCNTSKHPTQSSIESLSKQTGSSVRQVQRWFRRRRNQDRPSLLKKFREASWRFTFYLLAFFAGLAALIDKPWLYDLKEMWNGFPMLALLPSQYWYYMLELGFYISLLFSVATDVKRKDFKEQIVHHLATITLISFSWCVNYIRAGTLIMLVHDASDYLLESAKMFNYAGWRKTCNYIFILFAAVFIITRLVIFPFWIMHCTWVYPVTIYPPFFGYYFFNGLLFVLQCLHIFWAMLILRMAVKFLPGNKIVEDERSDRDETDESEEEEDQKEGKPTKNGPVRNGHPALNNNHRKTE, from the exons ATGGTGACATGGCTGAGCGACTGGTTCTGGCAGGAGCGGCTTTGGTTCCCCGAGGGCCTGGGCTGGGCTGACCTCGAGGACCGGGACGGCCAGGTCTACGCCAAAACGGCTGACCTGTGGGTCACCATCCCCCTGGCGCTCTGCTTCCTGCTCGTCCGGCAGGTCTTCGAGAG GACGGTGGCCACTCCTGTTGCTGCTCTCCTAGGCATTAGAGAGACGGCGCGGCTTCGAGCCGAACCCAACCATTCACTGGAGACCTACTTCTGTAACACAAGCAAACATCCCACACAG AGTTCGATAGAGAGCTTGAGCAAACAGACGGGCAGCTCGGTGCGTCAGGTCCAGAGATGGTTCCGGCGTCGCCGGAATCAGGACCGGCCCAGCCTGCTGAAGAAGTTCCGGGAGGCGAG CTGGAGATTTACCTTTTACCTTCTTGCTTTCTTTGCTGGCCTGGCTGCTCTCATCGAT aAACCCTGGCTCTATGACTTGAAAGAAATGTGGAATGGATTTCCCATGCTG gccCTGCTTCCCTCACAGTACTGGTACTACATGCTCGAGCTGGGTTTCTACATCTCTCTGCTGTTCAGCGTGGCCACGGACGTCAAGCGCAAA gactTTAAGGAGCAGATTGTTCACCATCTGGCCACCATCACGCTCATCAGCTTCTCCTGGTGCGTCAATTACATCCGGGCCGGGACCCTCATCATGCTTGTGCACGACGCGTCGGACTACCTGCTGGAG TCAGCGAAGATGTTTAACTACGCAGGCTGGAGAAAGACCTGCAACTACATCTTCATCCTCTTTGCTGCCGTCTTCATCATCACTCGCCTCGTTATCTTCCCCTTCTG gaTCATGCACTGTACCTGGGTGTACCCGGTGACCATATACCCCCCGTTCTTCGGGTACTACTTCTTCAACGGGCTGCTGTTTGTGCTGCAGTGCCTGCACATCTTCTGGGCCATGCTCATCCTGCGCATGGCCGTCAAGTTCCTGCCCGGAAAC AAAATAGTGGAGGATGAGAGGAGTGACCGGGATGAGACAGACGagtctgaggaggaggaggaccagaAAGAGGGCAAGCCCACCAAAAACGGGCCCGTGCGGAACGGCCACCCCGCCCTAAACAACAACCACCGCAAGACGGAGTGA